The Streptomyces sp. P9-A4 genome contains a region encoding:
- a CDS encoding biotin--[acetyl-CoA-carboxylase] ligase, which translates to MTSSQGSGGPWSDLDRPPLNAPALRRALVLPDGLWTSLDVVTSTGSTNSDLAARADELPEGAVLVAEEQTSGRGRLDRSWTAPARSGLFVSVLLKPDVPVHRWGWLPLLTGVAASTGLAKAGGVDMSLKWPNDLLVSVAGEERKTGGILAERAGADGIVVGLGINVTLRAGELPVPTAGSLLLADAVSTDRDTLLRAVLRSLAQWYGDWVRADGDPEASGLRAAYAAGCATLGRRIRAELPGERMLEGEAVALDGDGRLVVDTEGGGTEAVGAGDIVHLRTPAG; encoded by the coding sequence ATGACGTCCTCCCAAGGCTCCGGCGGACCCTGGTCCGACCTCGACCGGCCTCCGCTGAACGCACCCGCACTGCGCCGCGCCCTCGTCCTCCCCGACGGCCTGTGGACCTCGCTCGACGTGGTCACCAGCACCGGATCCACCAACAGCGACCTCGCCGCCCGCGCCGACGAGCTGCCCGAGGGCGCGGTGCTCGTCGCCGAGGAGCAGACCTCCGGCCGCGGCCGGCTCGACCGCAGCTGGACGGCGCCCGCCCGCTCCGGGCTCTTCGTCTCCGTCCTGCTCAAGCCCGACGTGCCGGTCCACCGCTGGGGCTGGCTCCCGCTGCTCACCGGCGTGGCCGCCTCGACCGGCCTCGCGAAGGCCGGCGGGGTCGACATGTCCCTCAAATGGCCCAACGACCTGCTGGTTTCCGTCGCGGGCGAGGAACGCAAGACCGGCGGCATCCTCGCCGAACGCGCCGGAGCGGACGGCATCGTCGTCGGCCTCGGCATCAACGTCACCCTCCGCGCCGGCGAACTGCCCGTCCCCACGGCGGGCTCCCTCCTCCTCGCCGACGCCGTCTCCACCGACCGCGACACCCTCCTGCGGGCCGTCCTGCGCTCCCTCGCCCAGTGGTACGGGGACTGGGTGCGGGCCGACGGCGACCCCGAGGCCTCCGGACTCCGGGCGGCCTACGCGGCCGGCTGCGCGACCCTCGGCCGCCGGATCAGGGCCGAGCTGCCCGGCGAGCGGATGCTGGAGGGCGAGGCGGTCGCCCTGGACGGCGACGGACGGCTCGTGGTCGACACCGAGGGCGGCGGCACGGAAGCGGTCGGAGCGGGCGACATCGTCCACCTGCGGACGCCGGCGGGCTGA